agattttttactccggcttcccttccgaaaatattcacccttcgccactgctaccctcccgtattcccttccctaccctcccttattcttaaaaggctggcaacgtacctgcagatattctgatgctgcgagtgtctatgggcgacggaagttgctttctatcaggtgacccgtttgaaaaaaaaatattgtgtactGAAAAcccttttcaataaaaaatctttattacttttatttcaaAAAGAAGTAGCACATTATATCGTcggttttattgttatttcatGTTAGAACGTTTCACAAAGCGATGAGGAATAAAGAGAATGTTACAATTTCGTTTAtgtgtattttgtttttacacgTTTAGGATTGTAAACGCCCATGTAGACAGCGCTAAGGTAAGCTTAAATAAAAGCAATAatgtattacttattagttattattaatgGTATCTTCAATACTGCTATGACAATAATtcctttttgaaatatttcattCAATCATCAATTCTATTAAACATGTTTTAACACAAGCTTCGCCttgtattataatttcaatTCTGAATGAAAAGTTTTCGCATTTTGTTAACGTAGTATTTAGTCCAGGATTTCATGGTTTGAGCGATAAGTTAGTAATCGAACATGTTTCCAATCGATttgtgtcaaaactcaaaagtaaaAACTCTCGCGTGAAGCTATATAGCTTTTCCCTACAAGCGAATATTAAATCCAATATCTTTTATTTCATCAAATGCAACAACACTAAAGGCCCTGCTctcaagtaatattataatattgtctacTTTAACCTTGGGGTTAATCTATAAAGTATGTCGCATCtaagggggggggagggggccGACGAAGTGTGACACGGTGTGACTTTGAGTGGGAATGAGTTCTAAGATTTGTGACACCACatttgaaatttaatatattaaaattaaatagcgaaattttaaatatattgagGTAGTTTTCATTTTTAGATGTAAAATTGCAAGTTTGTGACGTCACCAAGGGAGGGTGGttttaaaaatcatgaaaatagtGTGACGttttatggatggtcccttGTTAGAGTCCAATCAACGTCTGGCatctctacgtcgccgcaaagcgctgtttttcttaaagttaagtctAAAAACACCGCTTTCCGGCGACGTAGAGGTgacatggtaacgtcactggctaCATCGTGACTCGTGATGGCGTCCCAGTGAGTTATAGCCCTTATTATCTTCTATACCTCATTCTACTTCCAGTTAGAAGAAGAATGTAAGATAGCGGACATCTGCCGACACGACCAGGTGCCGATCTGCGGAATCGACGCCTGCGGAGAGATGAGGACTTTCATAGACTCCTGTGATATGCACGAGTTCAATTGCGATtctaaaaaaggtaaaaataaatgaaaaaagtgAGTTGAAAATGTTGCCGAGTTATAAAGCCAAATAGATTGAATTAAGAAAGGTTGATGACACCTGAAATAAAGTGCTAAACTTGTACCGTTCGGTTTTTTTTATCCAATTTGCTAATAAGTCCGTTTTGATGAAGATATTTACTGGCTTCATGACTTAGAATAAAGGACTCAAAGGTGCTGAAATTAAATAGCAGCACAAAAAAATCCAAGAAACTTTTTATACCCCTTCACCAAGTGGAGCCTTGTAGCGGTAAAAGAATCCTTGCAGGTGCCGCAAAAgtagacattctactgtgattTTGGAGTTATTTTTAAGTACTCTGCTATTTTAATCCAACATTAATACAGTTTCGCTCCAGTCCAAATCCTATTAAACTGCAAAATGAATAGTGTTTTGTGTTCTTAAACGTCAAACGCCAAATGTAGAGTTTTGACCAATCATAACGTGTTTTTACCATTTTATGAGGatacataatatgtagtttAAATGGGGCTACATCAAACTG
Above is a genomic segment from Aricia agestis chromosome 18, ilAriAges1.1, whole genome shotgun sequence containing:
- the LOC121735844 gene encoding uncharacterized protein LOC121735844, giving the protein MLQFRLCVFCFYTFRIVNAHVDSAKLEEECKIADICRHDQVPICGIDACGEMRTFIDSCDMHEFNCDSKKDFVQKPAHECWVTCKRGRSFKKAAFGIGCDTKNLPPYT